The Phaseolus vulgaris cultivar G19833 chromosome 10, P. vulgaris v2.0, whole genome shotgun sequence DNA window GTGAGTCCATTATGTTTGTTCAATGATGACGTAAAGCAAACCAGTCAACAACATGCATGATGGTGAATCAAGAAAATTTGTATCAGTGACACATGAAAAATGGGAAACATTTTCAAGAACCCGGAAAAGAAATAGCTAGAAAGAATCAAATGGAATGCAGCAAGAAAACTTAGGTGGGTGATAACAAAGTAAAGGAGAAAGTGATTATTATGGTAGAAAGATTCATTGGAAGATGAGGCAAAGAAGGAGTTTCTTGAAGGGGTGGTAATTGTACGAACGTGGTCTCTTGGAGTGGAGAACTCAGTGGCATGGTGTGTTGTGTTTGAATGAAGGGAGTGGCGTGTGTTGGGAGGAAGTATGGTTGAGGCGTGGCTGCAGATGGTGGAGGGAGATTCTGGCAATGCAGTCATTAGGGAGCTCATGCTCCATGCAGAGTTTTTGAAGCTTCTTGCTAAACGAGAAGATGAATCAGATTTGTTGGAGCAAAAAATGGACATGTTGGCTTCCTTGTGTAAAGATGATGGAAATGTGTGTTTTGTTTCCTACATTGCCAATGCCAAATACTCTCTTTCTTTAACCAGTTTAGCTACTTTACATTACTTCATATCAAAAACAACTTTTGAATCAAACTAAAGATTTATTATTTGGAAAGGGATGAATAGTACAcaagataaataaatttaatttattttatgaagtTTAATATTTGTTAGGAGTGTTGCATGCTAACATTATAGCACAAATACTAATCAAGACTATTTAGAACAcatattttagatataaaagataaaaaataatcaattttagaaggataaaaaatagaagttatagaaatataaactaacattcctttttttttacatggaataaaattatatctaactgtttgtattttttcacatgtaacaatatatataaattaatgtaaaaaatagtCAATTTTATTTAGTTGCACAGGTTTGTAAGAATGTTGTGCCCTGGATTCTGTTGGTACTTCCACTCTCACACAAACACTTTGCTTCATTCTCATCAGAAGGCTTGTACTTATTAGCAACCAGTTTATGAGTGTTGGacataatttattttggaaaagaaaaagtCAACTAATCTATTCCTACCTTCTAGAACAGAAAAAAGAAGTATTCAAACTAGTTTTACAATACACACTAAGCCACTGTTTCAAGAGAACAACATGGTAACaaacaaatgaaaataaagatGCACACAGTCCATAactgaattaaaaatattaattgcaTTATTATCAAGAATAGGATCACTGGAAGTGACTTTGCTGTCATAGAAGAGATGCATGGCTATTCTTTGTTCAAAGCATCAACAATCGTGTGATGACCCTGCAGCTTCTCTGCTACTCGACTCATGCTGGGCCTAGCATTTTTCTCTTCCTCTACACATTCCAAAGCCACTGTTGCCAATATCTCCATTTCATTCATGTCATAGTTTGATCCCAAAGCAGGGTCAACGATTTGATCCACCCAAGATGATCCAACTTCTGATCCTTTCATCCTTTTCTCCCTCACCCATGTCACCAACCTCTCATGATGAGGTGACTCTGCTTCTAACTCTGTGAGTTGGACACCTGTTGTTGGGCTCCTTCCAGTGATCATCTCCAAGAGAACAATGCCATAGCTGTACACATCAACCTTGGAAGTGATTGGCAAGTTGAAAACCCATTCAGGTGCCATGTAACCTCTTGTTCCTCTTATCCTTGAGAAGCTTGAATTGTTAAGATTGTTCCGGTTAAGTAGCTTAGACAACCCAAAATCCCCTACTTTTGGTTTATAATCAGAGTCAAGAAGTATGTTTTGAGGCTTGATGTCACAATGCAAAACCCACTCCAAGCATTCTTCATGCAAGTAGGCCAGACCCCTTGCTGTTCCCACAGCAATGTTATACCTTTTGCTCCAGTCAAGTGCATTTGAAGCTGATGAAAGGTTGTGAGCTAAAGAACCATTCTCCATGTACTCATAAACCAACAACCTATGCTTTCCTTCCGCACAATACCCCAACATGGATATTAAGTTCATGTGGTTAAGCCTACCAATGATGCTTATCTCAGCCAGAAACTCGCTTTCTCCTTGGTTTGCTACTTCATGAAGACGCTTTATTGCCACCACTTGATTATCTGTCAAGACACCCTTATACACTGTACCACCACCACCCCTTCCAATCTCTTCGCTGAAACCTTTGGTGGCTTGTTTCAGTTCAGAGTAACTGAATTTCCTGAACCCCGCAGCTGCTGCAAGAACATACCCTTGTCCTTCAGCCCCTGAGGGTAACGTTCTATTATTCCTAAACAAGAAACACCACACCAGAAAGATGCACACCAGCTCAACTCCCCCCAAAACGCTTGCAAACCACAGCATGAACTTAACCGATCCATTTTCTCCCCCTTGAACATACGATCTTTTAAGCAGCTCTGAGCCCTCAGTATCTCCCCCACAAACCAAGCCATTATTTTGGATGGTGTTCTCGTACTCATCACGAGACGATAAAGGAAGTCTGAGGAAGAATGATCCCTTGAAACCTGGTTGACTATTCCCATTACGCAAATGCGTCTTTGGGTAGCACTGAAAGAAAGCATTTTCGTCTGAAAAGCTGTGTTGAAACCCTTTGCATTCGCACAACTGCTTGCAGAGACTCTCACACTGTTGGTAGCTGTAATTTCCAAAGTAGCCAAGGTCGTATCCGTAGAAATCAACATCAGGTATGTGCAGGAAGCGAGCCTCATACTCGTCGGTGCTGTTCTTTTTGCTGCACAAATGTTGGAAAGTTGGTTTGCAACCTTGTGACCAGTCTTCACTATCAACCCACGAATGACCTATTTACATAATTCCTCTCATTAAACACTCACAACAAAAGAACATAATATGTTGTTATAGAAAAAGGAATCAAGAAAGTAAAAGAACACAAGAGTTTTGTACGTTAATCAGCTCATGAACATGTTGACACGGTAAAATCACAATATTTTTCATGTAagttaaaactaatttaaagaaaaacttGTTGAAGAAGAAACGCAATTAGAAACAGAACCTCCCCTTAAAATGGTccattatatatatactttCCAAAAAGTTAATCTTCAGAAAAG harbors:
- the LOC137819342 gene encoding putative receptor protein kinase ZmPK1, whose translation is MQMACSRVCLGVLIPLILFHKLHASSSLSLSVEKLKEDVIVSSPKPTFTAGFYAVGQNAFCFAIWYTNSPNTLVWIANRDHPVNGKRSTLSLLKSGNLVLTDAAQFQVWSTNTAATSKQVQLRLQDNGNLVLLESQNISSDVVIWQSFDFPTDTLLPGQALTKSTSLVSSRSGSNHSSGFYKLFFDSENVLRIMYEGPQVSSVYWPDPWLQNNNFGNGGTGNGRSTYNDSRVAVLDDFGYLVSSDNFTFRSIDYGAVLKRRLTLDHDGGARLYSKNDGEENWTMSGEFRSHPCYVHGICGANSYCRYDPPSGRKCSCLPGHSWVDSEDWSQGCKPTFQHLCSKKNSTDEYEARFLHIPDVDFYGYDLGYFGNYSYQQCESLCKQLCECKGFQHSFSDENAFFQCYPKTHLRNGNSQPGFKGSFFLRLPLSSRDEYENTIQNNGLVCGGDTEGSELLKRSYVQGGENGSVKFMLWFASVLGGVELVCIFLVWCFLFRNNRTLPSGAEGQGYVLAAAAGFRKFSYSELKQATKGFSEEIGRGGGGTVYKGVLTDNQVVAIKRLHEVANQGESEFLAEISIIGRLNHMNLISMLGYCAEGKHRLLVYEYMENGSLAHNLSSASNALDWSKRYNIAVGTARGLAYLHEECLEWVLHCDIKPQNILLDSDYKPKVGDFGLSKLLNRNNLNNSSFSRIRGTRGYMAPEWVFNLPITSKVDVYSYGIVLLEMITGRSPTTGVQLTELEAESPHHERLVTWVREKRMKGSEVGSSWVDQIVDPALGSNYDMNEMEILATVALECVEEEKNARPSMSRVAEKLQGHHTIVDALNKE